In Saccharicrinis fermentans DSM 9555 = JCM 21142, a genomic segment contains:
- a CDS encoding glycosyltransferase family 4 protein, with amino-acid sequence MQHKKKILIFIDWFLPGYKAGGPVRSMANMVEYLKDTYQFFIVTRNTDYTETTPYTGIKPNVWTDFSENVKVFYTTPEYQNLASFKRISKAEVFDVIYINGIYSWKFSILPLMALRNYKGRKVVASRGMLAQSAIDVKGGKKKIFLKLAKFLNMYKDVVFHVTNDKEKEDVNEALGLGLSIRVADNLPKKELPLEKSIHKVGGKLRLVSLARISPEKNTLFAIEQLAKLEHVKGEIVFDLYGQVYDADYWEACQKVMDRLPENIRVSYKGLVDADLVGEKIQHYHVLFLPSRGENFGHVILESLMSGRPVLISDQTPWRDLAKEQCGWDLALDSSDSSGIQGWKEVLELLMDMNQEDFDLWCAGARKKAVQFVNNPELRAQYKGLLG; translated from the coding sequence ATGCAACACAAGAAAAAGATCCTTATTTTTATTGATTGGTTTTTGCCTGGTTATAAGGCTGGCGGACCTGTACGTTCCATGGCTAATATGGTGGAGTACCTGAAGGATACCTATCAGTTTTTTATTGTAACCCGAAATACAGATTATACAGAAACAACTCCATACACAGGTATAAAGCCCAATGTTTGGACTGATTTTTCAGAGAATGTAAAGGTCTTTTATACTACTCCTGAGTACCAAAATCTAGCGTCTTTTAAAAGAATAAGTAAAGCCGAAGTTTTTGATGTCATTTATATTAATGGTATTTATTCATGGAAGTTTTCCATACTTCCGCTCATGGCTTTAAGGAATTATAAGGGGCGTAAAGTAGTGGCATCCAGGGGTATGTTGGCACAGAGTGCGATTGATGTGAAGGGAGGGAAGAAGAAGATATTTTTAAAGCTGGCTAAATTCCTCAACATGTATAAAGACGTTGTTTTTCATGTTACCAATGACAAGGAAAAAGAAGACGTAAATGAGGCGCTGGGTTTGGGTTTGAGTATTCGAGTGGCCGATAATCTTCCTAAGAAGGAGTTGCCCCTAGAAAAGAGTATACATAAAGTTGGGGGGAAATTAAGGTTGGTGAGCTTGGCTCGAATTTCTCCTGAAAAAAATACATTGTTTGCCATTGAGCAACTGGCAAAACTGGAACATGTAAAAGGGGAAATTGTATTTGATTTATATGGACAGGTGTATGATGCGGACTATTGGGAAGCTTGTCAAAAAGTAATGGATCGTTTGCCTGAAAACATACGAGTAAGTTATAAAGGATTGGTTGATGCCGACTTGGTTGGTGAGAAGATACAGCATTATCATGTGCTGTTTTTACCTTCCCGAGGAGAGAATTTTGGTCATGTGATATTGGAAAGTTTGATGTCGGGAAGACCTGTGCTTATCAGTGATCAGACGCCCTGGAGAGACTTGGCTAAGGAACAGTGTGGATGGGACCTGGCATTGGACAGTAGTGACTCGTCAGGGATACAAGGTTGGAAAGAGGTATTGGAATTATTGATGGATATGAACCAAGAAGATTTTGACCTGTGGTGTGCCGGAGCTAGAAAAAAGGCAGTGCAATTTGTCAATAATCCAGAGTTGAGAGCGCAATATAAAGGCTTATTGGGTTGA
- a CDS encoding glycosyltransferase, with product MFPKISETFILTHVAALIEAGHQVTVFATDYRESEDIHPIFSEYNMKAKTVYKIDVRNPIKRIALIPFLFLKNIKHHRALIKSFSPKYYGSYALKGYFFYDVLSFIHPAKFDIIHCHFGPNASKVAMIRQLGILQGKLICTFHGHDINDQREIQGQYNYKYLMPDLSAAICVVDYIKFKLVSLFAPKYKVYKNPVSVNINQFKLKQFSSEHSPLSFISVGRVIDWKGQLETVKAFKNISTQYPQLDFQYTIIGEGPDLDEIREFIAINKLGHKIHTIGSKPQGEVVSQLQKSDVLILFGRKDKYQNIDAQGTVVQEAQATGTPVIVSDAGGLPEGMINYVTGLVVPENNTDELENAILNFYNNRDQIKTMGLAGRKFVEENYANEVVYKRLFEIYNQMIENN from the coding sequence CGACCGATTATAGGGAATCGGAAGATATTCACCCCATTTTTAGTGAATACAATATGAAAGCAAAAACGGTATACAAAATTGATGTGCGAAATCCAATAAAGAGGATCGCACTAATACCATTTTTATTTCTAAAAAACATTAAACATCATCGAGCTTTAATCAAATCATTTTCACCTAAATACTATGGCTCATATGCGTTAAAAGGCTATTTTTTCTATGACGTATTATCATTTATTCACCCTGCAAAATTCGATATTATTCACTGTCATTTTGGACCCAATGCCTCCAAAGTCGCAATGATTAGGCAATTGGGCATACTCCAAGGTAAGTTAATATGCACATTTCATGGCCATGACATAAATGATCAAAGGGAAATTCAAGGTCAGTATAATTATAAATATTTAATGCCTGATTTATCCGCAGCCATTTGTGTTGTCGATTATATAAAATTTAAACTGGTCAGTTTATTTGCACCAAAATATAAGGTGTATAAAAATCCTGTAAGCGTAAACATTAATCAATTCAAACTAAAACAATTTTCATCAGAGCATTCCCCTCTTTCATTTATAAGTGTTGGAAGAGTCATCGATTGGAAAGGGCAATTAGAAACCGTTAAAGCCTTTAAAAACATAAGCACTCAATATCCACAATTAGATTTTCAATACACCATTATAGGAGAAGGACCCGACTTGGATGAAATAAGAGAATTCATTGCAATAAACAAGCTAGGCCATAAAATACATACAATTGGCTCTAAACCACAAGGAGAAGTAGTAAGCCAACTACAAAAATCAGATGTCTTAATTTTATTTGGAAGGAAGGATAAATATCAAAACATCGATGCACAAGGCACAGTTGTTCAAGAAGCACAAGCCACTGGCACTCCCGTAATTGTCTCGGATGCAGGTGGATTGCCTGAAGGAATGATTAATTACGTAACCGGTTTGGTTGTACCAGAAAACAACACCGATGAATTAGAAAATGCCATTCTTAATTTTTATAACAACCGTGATCAAATAAAAACCATGGGCTTAGCGGGTAGAAAATTTGTAGAAGAAAATTACGCTAATGAGGTTGTATATAAAAGGCTTTTCGAAATTTACAATCAAATGATAGAAAATAATTAG
- a CDS encoding glycosyltransferase family 2 protein: protein MPKVSILIPLYNSEKYIADTIQSALNQTYPNIEVIIVDDGSRDNSFSIAKQFESKQVTVLSQKNKGASTARNKAFENCTGELIQYLDADDLLHPDKIKLQVEEYYKHQNPDILLSGTWGRFTLDENQVQWEKQTLNKNYSQPIEWLIDAWNGLGMAQPGTWLTPRKLIEKAGPWNETLSLNDDGEFFSRVILSAEKIIHIAESKVYYRSQLSDSLSQCRSKKAIKSELNSYKLYAKHCLIHTQSIALRKALASNFLNFSYQYHSSFNELVLEAKNEFQSLNIGKMWPVGPRRFKCIAYIIGFENTLKLKQLLRI, encoded by the coding sequence ATGCCAAAGGTTTCAATCCTAATTCCCCTCTATAATTCTGAAAAATATATTGCTGATACAATTCAATCGGCATTAAATCAAACCTATCCTAACATAGAGGTAATAATTGTAGATGACGGTTCTAGGGACAACAGCTTTTCCATTGCTAAACAATTTGAATCGAAACAAGTAACGGTACTTTCACAAAAGAACAAAGGGGCATCTACAGCCCGCAATAAAGCATTTGAAAATTGTACAGGTGAATTGATTCAATACCTTGATGCTGATGATTTATTACACCCAGATAAAATTAAATTACAAGTTGAGGAATATTACAAACATCAAAACCCCGATATTCTTTTAAGTGGCACTTGGGGGCGTTTTACGCTTGATGAAAATCAGGTGCAATGGGAAAAACAAACTCTAAACAAAAACTATTCTCAACCCATTGAATGGCTTATTGACGCATGGAATGGCCTAGGTATGGCGCAACCAGGCACTTGGTTGACACCCCGAAAACTGATTGAGAAAGCGGGACCATGGAATGAAACCCTTTCATTAAATGACGATGGTGAGTTTTTCTCAAGAGTAATCCTTTCAGCAGAAAAAATTATACATATAGCAGAAAGTAAAGTATACTATCGATCTCAGTTAAGTGACAGTTTAAGTCAATGCCGAAGTAAGAAAGCCATTAAATCTGAGTTAAATTCGTACAAATTATACGCCAAACATTGTTTAATACACACACAATCAATTGCCCTTAGAAAGGCACTTGCCAGTAACTTTCTAAATTTCAGCTATCAATACCATTCAAGTTTTAATGAATTAGTACTAGAGGCTAAAAATGAGTTTCAGTCCCTTAATATTGGCAAAATGTGGCCAGTAGGCCCTAGACGATTTAAATGTATAGCTTATATTATTGGTTTTGAGAATACACTCAAATTAAAACAACTGTTAAGAATTTAA
- a CDS encoding O-fucosyltransferase family protein — translation MISIVPGGGLANRMRAIDSAIALTRNTVKIIWLKNKDLNCDFYQLFKPHHLFRVVDFNYSKFYAYPNYLFCRAKKLKYLQEIVRKFLFNQVFTNPDIEEINSKGGSGIKNLKSNKMFIETCERFDNTKKMHEIFIPTDAIQSRVDSIINNNHNFIGIHIRRTDNIYAIIESPLSLYLEAIEKQLALDPNVKFFLATDDKDIKKELLEKYPKHIFTNETPLSRNSAEGIKGALVDFLCLSNAKLIIGSSSSSFSSEAANYGNIDLTILKK, via the coding sequence ATGATTTCAATAGTCCCCGGTGGCGGTTTAGCCAATCGTATGAGAGCCATTGACTCGGCCATTGCTTTAACGAGAAATACAGTGAAAATTATCTGGTTAAAGAACAAAGACCTTAATTGTGACTTTTATCAACTCTTTAAACCTCACCATTTGTTTAGGGTAGTAGATTTTAATTACTCCAAATTTTATGCCTATCCAAACTATCTATTTTGTAGGGCTAAAAAGTTAAAATATCTTCAAGAGATAGTACGTAAGTTTCTATTTAATCAAGTTTTCACAAACCCAGATATTGAAGAGATTAATTCAAAAGGGGGTAGTGGCATTAAAAATCTAAAATCCAACAAAATGTTTATTGAGACGTGTGAACGTTTTGACAATACAAAAAAGATGCATGAAATATTTATCCCAACCGATGCAATTCAAAGTAGGGTCGATTCCATCATCAATAATAATCATAATTTTATTGGAATTCATATTCGCAGAACCGATAATATATACGCTATCATTGAAAGTCCATTGTCTCTTTACTTGGAAGCCATAGAAAAACAGCTTGCGCTGGATCCAAATGTTAAGTTCTTTTTAGCGACAGATGATAAAGACATAAAGAAAGAGCTGTTGGAGAAATATCCTAAACATATTTTTACAAATGAAACTCCCCTATCTCGCAATTCAGCAGAAGGAATAAAAGGTGCATTGGTGGATTTTTTATGTTTATCAAATGCGAAATTAATCATTGGTTCCTCAAGCTCTTCTTTTTCATCAGAAGCAGCAAACTATGGCAACATTGATCTTACCATTCTTAAGAAGTAA
- a CDS encoding GxxExxY protein, with translation MNENDIASKVIGAAIDVHKALGPGLLEKAYQECLYYKLMQAGLQVEKEKPMPLTFEDVKLECGYRIDILVENKVVIELKSVESLNEVHLAQTLTYMKLGSYKLGLLINFNVALLKQGIKRVVNNL, from the coding sequence ATGAATGAAAATGATATTGCTTCAAAAGTTATTGGTGCCGCTATAGATGTTCACAAAGCACTAGGCCCAGGACTTCTCGAAAAAGCCTATCAAGAATGTTTATATTACAAACTGATGCAAGCAGGTCTTCAAGTTGAAAAGGAAAAACCTATGCCATTAACATTTGAAGACGTAAAACTTGAATGTGGATACAGGATTGATATTCTAGTTGAGAACAAAGTAGTTATTGAACTAAAGAGTGTAGAATCATTAAATGAAGTACATTTAGCACAAACTTTAACCTATATGAAATTAGGCAGCTATAAACTAGGCTTGCTCATTAACTTCAATGTAGCTTTATTAAAACAAGGCATTAAAAGAGTTGTAAATAACTTATAA
- a CDS encoding four helix bundle protein has product MNELLNFEMMSFYSFKNLLVWQKAIEFTKIILALTNEIKGHYRLLEQLEAAAASVPQNIAEGKGRVSTKEFIHFLYISRGSLYEAITVVLLLHNINLIDDNKLEELEGLGIEITKMLNSLISKERKKLLAD; this is encoded by the coding sequence GTGAATGAACTGTTAAATTTTGAAATGATGTCTTTTTACTCCTTTAAAAATCTTTTGGTTTGGCAAAAAGCTATAGAATTCACCAAAATCATACTAGCATTAACAAATGAAATTAAAGGACATTATCGATTATTGGAACAGCTCGAAGCTGCTGCAGCCTCAGTACCTCAAAATATAGCTGAAGGTAAAGGACGGGTTTCAACAAAAGAGTTTATCCATTTTTTATATATTTCACGAGGTTCTTTATACGAAGCCATCACCGTAGTTTTATTATTGCACAATATCAATCTAATCGATGATAACAAATTGGAAGAACTGGAAGGTTTAGGTATTGAAATCACAAAAATGCTTAATAGTTTAATATCAAAAGAAAGGAAGAAATTGTTAGCGGATTAG
- a CDS encoding glycosyltransferase family protein encodes MSKLAILHYLPLEYYPPVTNLIDYIASERAEDFTKVKVFSCWNIKGRKAYRSLSQKINSKNTNQPKYQNSNNLKAERSKQLISLFRSPFPKETDNSIIRLLKYLHYNLFTFLNLLIFRPNALLYYESYSVWPAYIYTRYFNRKCRIFIHHHEYASKEWYSKTMKQVKFFHKLEKRWLYPRAQWISQTNADRLNFFHQDHPYLKAEQLRIMPNYPPKSWRIKELAQQHICKLHNKSEAKSQQANRLISSKANPLKLIYVGSLSFQSTYLKELCEWVLQQEGKIQFDVYAYNLYDDVKAYLSGLNSSWIKYYEKGIEYDDQPKLLSQYDVGLILYKAHNQNYTYNAPNKLFEYLACDLDVWYPDVLQGPKPYNTEDVFPKVVPVNYENLESFDFTKAINKEGCGYKPSEFFCEEVYSDLVDEINKTTKKKNNIATFPVKKGNR; translated from the coding sequence ATGTCCAAACTAGCCATCCTCCACTACCTCCCCCTCGAATACTACCCACCTGTTACCAATTTAATCGATTATATTGCCAGTGAGCGAGCAGAAGATTTTACAAAGGTAAAGGTATTTAGTTGTTGGAATATAAAGGGACGCAAAGCATATAGATCATTATCTCAGAAGATCAATAGCAAAAATACAAATCAGCCTAAATACCAAAATTCTAATAATCTAAAAGCGGAGCGATCTAAACAGCTTATAAGCTTATTTCGCTCTCCTTTCCCCAAAGAAACCGACAACAGCATCATCCGCCTCCTCAAGTACCTACATTACAACCTCTTCACGTTTTTGAACCTATTGATCTTTCGGCCTAATGCCCTTCTATACTACGAAAGCTACTCCGTCTGGCCAGCATATATTTACACCCGATATTTTAACCGCAAGTGCCGTATCTTTATCCATCATCATGAGTATGCTTCAAAAGAATGGTATTCTAAAACCATGAAACAGGTAAAATTTTTTCATAAACTTGAAAAAAGATGGCTCTATCCTCGTGCACAATGGATCAGTCAGACCAATGCAGATCGCTTAAACTTTTTTCATCAGGATCACCCTTATCTTAAAGCTGAACAATTAAGAATAATGCCCAATTATCCTCCAAAGAGTTGGCGCATTAAAGAATTAGCACAGCAACATATTTGCAAATTACATAATAAATCGGAAGCAAAAAGCCAACAAGCTAACCGGCTAATAAGCTCCAAAGCTAATCCGCTAAAACTCATCTACGTGGGTTCTCTCTCTTTCCAGTCGACTTATTTAAAAGAATTATGTGAATGGGTACTTCAACAAGAAGGAAAAATCCAATTTGATGTATATGCCTATAATTTATATGATGATGTAAAGGCGTATTTAAGCGGGTTAAATTCATCGTGGATCAAATACTATGAAAAAGGCATAGAATATGATGATCAACCTAAGCTATTGAGTCAATATGATGTGGGGTTAATTTTGTACAAAGCCCATAACCAAAACTACACCTACAATGCCCCAAATAAACTTTTTGAATACTTAGCATGCGATTTGGATGTTTGGTATCCTGATGTATTGCAGGGACCCAAGCCGTATAATACAGAAGATGTATTTCCTAAGGTAGTTCCTGTAAATTATGAAAATCTGGAAAGCTTTGATTTTACTAAAGCTATTAATAAAGAAGGTTGTGGCTATAAACCATCAGAGTTTTTTTGTGAGGAAGTATACTCCGATCTGGTTGATGAAATAAATAAAACCACTAAGAAAAAAAATAACATTGCGACCTTCCCGGTAAAAAAAGGTAACCGCTAA
- a CDS encoding glycosyltransferase gives MKSIIVSPSGYYYGSEQMLHEYLIYTKNIFKVYVNIPGTYHTKLKESKLQHKLIGFKSTKLLYAKIALLLLFRNYESLYVNEGGHIKYIKLLAKVFKSKKFVVHIRLVEDTRNNRLDNFISTNIQLICVSNFIEQEIIRNNPNINPQQLLTVHDYYIPNIITQPIEKKLDIIRIGIIGRVSKAKGVSRAKELLQYWDNNYQEPIEFYFYGDIIDDSEVLLFKDAIKSFKRIKVFFKGFVSNKESFFKSFDMVIHFNAFEPFPRIYFDSMARLKPVLGFDSGGIGEQARIFGFEDILVNIDNNWPEKMCKKIMSVSENLYQHQLAIYNKKSLFLTKLNVETYINIIESYL, from the coding sequence ATGAAAAGTATTATTGTTAGCCCATCGGGTTACTACTATGGTAGCGAGCAAATGTTACATGAATACCTCATTTATACCAAGAATATTTTTAAGGTTTATGTTAATATTCCTGGAACATATCATACTAAATTAAAAGAATCAAAACTACAACATAAACTAATTGGTTTCAAATCAACAAAGCTTTTGTATGCAAAAATTGCACTATTATTACTTTTCAGAAATTACGAATCTTTGTATGTCAATGAAGGAGGCCATATTAAATACATTAAACTACTTGCAAAAGTATTCAAATCTAAAAAATTCGTGGTACATATTCGTCTTGTTGAAGACACCAGAAACAATCGTTTAGATAATTTTATCTCCACTAACATTCAACTTATTTGTGTATCCAATTTTATTGAACAAGAAATTATACGAAACAACCCTAATATTAACCCACAACAGCTTTTAACAGTACACGACTATTATATCCCCAATATTATTACGCAACCAATCGAAAAAAAATTAGATATAATAAGAATTGGAATCATTGGCAGGGTATCTAAAGCAAAAGGTGTATCCAGAGCTAAAGAGTTGCTTCAATATTGGGATAATAACTATCAAGAGCCTATTGAGTTCTACTTCTATGGAGATATTATCGATGATTCTGAAGTACTTCTATTTAAAGATGCCATTAAATCGTTTAAAAGAATAAAAGTATTTTTCAAAGGATTTGTTTCTAACAAAGAATCATTTTTTAAGTCGTTTGATATGGTCATTCATTTCAATGCTTTTGAACCCTTTCCTAGAATATATTTTGATTCAATGGCCAGATTGAAGCCCGTATTAGGATTTGATTCCGGAGGGATTGGCGAACAAGCCAGAATATTTGGATTTGAAGATATTTTAGTAAATATTGACAATAATTGGCCTGAAAAAATGTGTAAAAAGATAATGTCCGTCTCAGAAAATTTGTATCAGCACCAACTTGCCATCTACAATAAGAAGAGCTTATTTTTAACAAAACTAAACGTTGAAACCTATATTAACATCATTGAATCATATCTTTAG
- a CDS encoding nucleotidyltransferase domain-containing protein, producing the protein MTEQYRFTYEESLLLTWVKGEETIPNRKFDIPKLHRFAQKNGLAPYLFFITKDLKEVLPKELKALLKKDFFNTLVRNTLIQNTWKKVRTLLSEHQIHYVPLKGLFIAQYIYPDFNTRPMSNLDILIMGEKATQAFDLLLKNGAQVSGEGAAAHDLKTGHHLPPLLFQGVLIELHTSLFPLDMNHQIPNSFIEPRLIQYDQVSTLPPMLNFCYLCLHAYSTMRRGGIRLSWFLDLVLLSRSDYFQKDETSLSALLQQLKIEKPVMDIIHRAEFLFDYRFPFVPAELRSTMSPDEISDFIHFIHSSGQQDTRYSYAIAFERLKNTKGFINKIRFIKSVIMRGGHTDLASIMRRLGTLSIRSLKMLFFRSK; encoded by the coding sequence ATGACAGAGCAGTACCGTTTTACTTATGAAGAGTCACTTCTACTTACTTGGGTCAAAGGAGAAGAAACCATTCCTAACCGGAAGTTTGATATACCAAAACTACATCGCTTCGCCCAAAAAAACGGACTCGCTCCCTATTTATTTTTCATCACAAAAGACCTGAAAGAAGTCCTACCCAAGGAACTAAAAGCACTCCTTAAAAAAGATTTTTTTAATACATTGGTCCGCAACACCCTTATACAAAACACCTGGAAGAAGGTAAGAACATTGCTATCAGAACACCAAATACACTATGTTCCCTTAAAGGGTCTATTTATAGCACAGTATATTTATCCCGATTTTAACACCCGACCCATGAGCAATTTGGACATCTTGATCATGGGAGAAAAAGCAACACAAGCCTTTGATTTATTACTGAAAAATGGCGCCCAAGTATCGGGTGAAGGAGCGGCAGCGCACGATCTAAAAACAGGTCATCACCTCCCACCTCTCCTATTTCAAGGGGTACTTATCGAGTTACACACCAGTCTATTTCCCCTGGATATGAATCATCAGATTCCTAACTCATTCATCGAACCCAGACTTATACAATATGATCAGGTCAGTACACTACCTCCCATGCTGAACTTCTGCTACCTTTGTCTGCATGCATACTCCACTATGCGTCGCGGAGGCATTCGTCTAAGCTGGTTCCTAGACCTAGTATTACTTTCCCGATCTGACTATTTTCAAAAAGATGAGACAAGTCTGTCGGCACTTCTCCAGCAGCTAAAAATAGAAAAACCCGTGATGGATATCATTCACAGGGCTGAATTTCTCTTTGATTATCGTTTCCCCTTCGTTCCCGCAGAGCTAAGAAGCACCATGTCGCCAGATGAGATTTCTGATTTCATACACTTTATACACAGCTCTGGCCAGCAGGACACCCGTTACAGTTATGCCATTGCTTTTGAAAGGCTTAAAAATACCAAAGGGTTTATTAATAAAATACGTTTTATCAAGAGTGTCATAATGAGAGGAGGTCATACCGATTTAGCTTCCATCATGCGTAGACTTGGAACCCTAAGTATAAGGTCTTTAAAAATGTTGTTTTTCCGGAGCAAGTAG
- a CDS encoding CgeB family protein, with product MNILYIGQYTSGTTSKMRADQLKKILQPDNFHIINTHIPFFQCHRVWRSFGFRYKRGPLISRINKYIIDQLNKLTADHRNQNSTTPQFNMVWADKAIFLTPKTTKHLKSLTDKLVHFTPDPAFTFHQSHLFRRSLTNYDFAITTKKYELSYFEAHLKKEQIIYATQGFDTNLHQPITKFNEKKDGLLFIGHHEKEREMFVQKMIESKIPVSIAGIKWEPFVAKNKENFYLNYLGDGIYGQEYVKAISAFQFSWGSVSKWIPELHTTRTFEIPACGTALITERNEETTSFFTEEEVIFYDSIEEMIDKIKYYQSHPDKLELLTLKGTKRVNKDGRDYESILRKVLEEIGGRGLEG from the coding sequence ATGAATATCCTCTACATAGGCCAATATACTAGCGGAACCACCAGTAAGATGCGGGCTGATCAATTGAAGAAAATCCTTCAGCCAGATAACTTTCATATTATCAATACCCATATCCCCTTTTTCCAATGTCATCGAGTATGGCGTTCTTTTGGATTTCGATATAAGAGAGGCCCCCTTATTTCTAGGATCAACAAATATATTATAGATCAATTAAACAAATTAACTGCTGACCATAGGAATCAAAACTCAACAACACCACAATTTAATATGGTTTGGGCAGATAAAGCCATTTTCTTAACACCTAAAACAACAAAACACCTTAAGTCACTTACTGATAAACTAGTCCACTTCACCCCTGACCCCGCTTTTACTTTTCATCAATCGCATCTATTCAGAAGGTCATTAACAAATTATGATTTTGCGATAACTACCAAAAAATATGAGCTAAGTTATTTTGAAGCTCACTTAAAAAAAGAACAGATTATATATGCTACTCAGGGATTTGACACAAATTTACACCAACCTATTACTAAATTCAATGAAAAAAAAGATGGTCTTCTATTTATCGGTCATCATGAAAAAGAACGTGAAATGTTCGTTCAAAAAATGATCGAATCAAAAATACCAGTTTCTATTGCTGGGATAAAGTGGGAACCTTTTGTCGCAAAAAACAAAGAAAATTTCTATTTAAATTATCTTGGTGATGGTATTTATGGGCAAGAATACGTTAAAGCCATATCAGCATTTCAATTCTCCTGGGGGTCTGTATCCAAATGGATTCCTGAACTCCACACCACTCGTACCTTTGAAATACCTGCCTGTGGCACTGCACTGATTACAGAGCGCAACGAAGAGACTACATCTTTTTTTACAGAAGAAGAAGTAATATTTTACGACAGCATAGAAGAAATGATCGATAAAATAAAGTATTATCAATCCCATCCAGATAAACTGGAATTACTTACCCTTAAGGGAACTAAAAGAGTAAATAAAGATGGAAGAGATTACGAATCTATTTTAAGGAAAGTACTCGAGGAGATAGGGGGGAGAGGGTTAGAGGGTTAG
- a CDS encoding glycosyltransferase family 4 protein, producing the protein MNKTKVTYYFRKPQPQYFSIEKVFEQVIAHMPKDIEPVIYKLKNGTNGWWGRLKALWEVWRNRGGINHITGDITFVALALPKKGLVVTFHDMESLAQYKGWRFMILKYLWVNIPVRRAQEVTVISEHTKKQLLQWTGCNSNKITVIHNPLPENINYCPKNLNVLCPTILVMGTKANKNVEGIFKAVYLLKKQWLEKKRTELGTKYLPVGIKLLVVGDLNPEQKALSKQYKLDVDNLVQVPYEQIMHAYQSCDLLCFPSFYEGFGLPIIEAQAIGRPVITSDFGAMKEIAGAGALLVDPHDCHQIAAAIEALLHNPTQRNKVIAEGLRNIQQFKVNHISSLYKQLYEFS; encoded by the coding sequence ATGAATAAAACAAAAGTTACATATTACTTTCGTAAGCCACAGCCGCAATACTTTAGTATTGAGAAGGTATTTGAACAGGTGATTGCTCATATGCCAAAGGATATTGAACCTGTTATCTATAAGCTAAAGAATGGAACTAATGGTTGGTGGGGAAGGTTGAAAGCACTTTGGGAAGTCTGGAGAAATAGGGGTGGTATTAACCATATTACCGGAGATATTACTTTTGTTGCTCTGGCTTTGCCTAAAAAGGGATTGGTGGTCACCTTCCATGATATGGAATCGCTGGCTCAGTATAAAGGATGGCGTTTTATGATACTGAAATATCTATGGGTAAATATTCCGGTTAGAAGGGCGCAGGAGGTCACCGTAATATCTGAACATACCAAAAAACAATTGCTGCAATGGACCGGTTGTAATTCGAATAAAATTACTGTTATTCATAATCCTTTGCCTGAAAATATCAATTATTGCCCTAAAAACTTGAATGTTTTATGCCCAACTATATTAGTCATGGGTACCAAAGCTAATAAAAATGTGGAAGGAATTTTTAAGGCAGTATACCTCTTAAAAAAACAGTGGTTGGAAAAGAAGCGGACTGAGCTTGGCACAAAATACTTGCCTGTAGGTATTAAACTATTGGTTGTGGGTGACTTGAACCCGGAACAAAAAGCTTTGTCTAAGCAATATAAATTGGATGTGGATAATCTGGTGCAGGTGCCTTATGAACAGATTATGCATGCATACCAATCTTGTGATTTGCTCTGTTTTCCTAGCTTCTACGAAGGTTTTGGTTTGCCTATAATCGAGGCACAAGCGATTGGTAGGCCTGTGATAACTTCAGATTTTGGAGCGATGAAAGAAATAGCCGGAGCAGGTGCCCTTTTGGTTGATCCTCATGACTGCCATCAAATTGCTGCGGCCATTGAAGCATTGTTACATAATCCCACACAAAGAAATAAAGTAATAGCAGAAGGACTTAGGAATATTCAACAATTTAAAGTCAATCACATTTCCAGTTTATACAAGCAGTTGTATGAATTTTCATAG